In Zea mays cultivar B73 chromosome 7, Zm-B73-REFERENCE-NAM-5.0, whole genome shotgun sequence, the following proteins share a genomic window:
- the LOC100274535 gene encoding Ras-related protein RABH1b-like translates to MAPVSALAKYKLVFLGDQSVGKTSIITRFMYDKFDNTYQATIGIDFLSKTMYLEDRTVRLQLWDTAGQERFRSLIPSYIRDSSVAVIVFDVASRQSFLNTSKWIDEVRTERGSDVIIVLVGNKTDLVDKRQVSIEEGEGKAKDLGVMFIETSAKAGFNIKALFRKIAAALPGMETLSSAKQEDMVDVNLRSGNANSSQSQAQAGGCSC, encoded by the exons atGGCACCGGTGTCGGCGCTCGCCAAGTACAAGCTCGTCTTCCTGGGGGACCAGTCCGTCGGCAAGACCAGCATCATCACCCGCTTCATGTACGATAAGTTCGACAACACTTACCAG GCTACAATTGGTATTGATTTCCTGTCAAAGACAATGTACCTTGAAGATAGAACTGTGAGACTCCAACTCTG GGATACAGCTGGTCAGGAAAGGTTCAGGAGTTTAATTCCAAGCTATATCAGAGACTCTTCAGTTGCTGTCATTGTATTCGATGTTGCAA GCAGGCAGTCTTTCTTAAATACATCCAAGTGGATAGATGAAGTTCGCACTGAGAGGGGCAGTGATGTTATCATTGTGCTTGTTGGGAACAAAACTGACCTTGTTGACAAGAG GCAAGTCTCGATAGAGGAAGGAGAAGGCAAGGCAAAGGACCTTGGTGTCATGTTTATTGAAACCAGTGCTAAAGCTGGGTTTAACATTAAG GCGCTGTTCCGTAAAATTGCTGCTGCCCTTCCTGGTATGGAGACACTCTCATCAGCGAAGCAGGAAGACATGGTTGATGTGAACTTGAGGTCTGGCAATGCAAACTCGTCCCAGTCTCAGGCTCAGGCTGGGGGATGCAGTTGTTAG